Proteins from a single region of Xenopus laevis strain J_2021 chromosome 9_10S, Xenopus_laevis_v10.1, whole genome shotgun sequence:
- the LOC121398931 gene encoding uncharacterized protein LOC121398931, which yields MASWIFLLILLLPTAAGSVFEISAPSPQHVLLGNEAHLRCTFSVAKPPINPLLLAVLWYFQDKEILRYDNKGLSINPRVSFSKEAANNGDVSLSLANITISDRGIYKCLIIYSPEKMERNVLLEIFVSPVIHIQNNVIQNNRENTLTCMANGFYPADIRIIWLSDNEPLTNSELGKPERNPDGTYRVTSTVTLPPMDGKMEHNFSCRVQHVSLQQPLQEDFQLEYEDESNGSVVVACGIAVGMLLVGLVIGSIIWNQRRKASLQGSCTVSEIKGPEKLLDGEEATLYCTVSNCPKGDPQVKWIEERSGDQWEIPQCRDSGEAEQLLGDSYLITCRKEGLQTYCSSLRFVPRVGKHRDVTLICRLVWAGNTTEKRFHCTNIYAKPAQVSVVPSLCESGEILYSLTLRGFYPRHISITWTCGAGHSQGRILSREQYEENLDLTFSVCSEARISGDQYKDPEFRVVVTWEHGSLDAPGYSEFSVKDPEFPWKPFVEPIQDTKFLHNSPSTLQCNISEYFPDALTVTWLRKGAESEELTEVPNTHPYIRSNKQTDNTYSYTPCLLIYPSVRDQGAEYICRVTHPSLVRPIDTRTGTINVLAKPVLLDPVQMDLLTNSRIQFSITLRNFYPRDLHINWSHGEKEAKFNQPPTDTVTKTDQLTYDITSVCSLPGYQFSNPEYKLHVTWNHVTMEAPESRELWVTDFPWHHK from the exons ATGGCTTCTTGGATATTTCTCCTGATCCTTCTACTGCCGACAGCAGCGG GGTCTGTTTTTGAGATTTCTGCTCCTTCTCCCCAACATGTTCTTTTGGGAAATGAAGCTCATCTCAGATGCACCTTCTCAGTGGCTAAACCTCCCATAAACCCACTGCTCCTCGCTGTCCTCTGGTATTTTCAGGATAAGGAAATCCTTAGATATGATAACAAAGGTTTGTCCATCAACCCAAGAGTTTCATTCAGTAAAGAGGCAGCAAATAATGGGGATGTCTCCTTGTCTCTGGCCAACATAACCATCTCTGATAGAGGGATCTACAAGTGTCTGATCATATACAGTCCAGAAAAAATGGAGAGGAATGTGCTATTGGAGATCTTTG TTTCTCCAGTGATCCATATCCAAAATAATGTTATTCAGAATAACAGGGAGAATACTTTGACTTGCATGGCCAATGGTTTCTACCCTGCGGATATCAGAATCATTTGGCTTAGCGACAATGAGCCCCTCACTAACTCAGAGTTGGGCAAACCAGAGAGGAACCCAGATGGCACATACAGAGTGACAAGCACCGTGACTTTACCCCCAATGGATGGGAAGATGGAGCATAACTTCTCCTGCAGAGTCCAACATGTCTCTCTCCAGCAGCCTCTCCAGGAAGACTTCCAGCTGGAGTATGAAG ATGAAAGTAACGGCTCTGTAGTCGTGGCATGTGGTATTGCTGTGGGGATGTTACTAGTTGGGCTGGTAATTGGCTCCATAATATGGAATCAGAGAAGAAAAG CATCCTTACAGGGTTCTTGTACAGTGAGTGAGATTAAGGGGCCAGAGAAGTTGTTGGATGGAGAAGAGGCCACTCTTTACTGTACGGTCAGTAACTGCCCAAAGGGGGACCCACAGGTCAAATGGATTGAAGAGAGGTCAGGAGACCAGTGGGAGATACCACAGTGTCGGGACTCAGGGGAAGCAGAACAACTGTTGGGTGACTCCTACTTGATCACCTGTAGGAAAGAGGGGCTGCAAACCTACTGCTCCTCCCTGAGATTTGTACCCCGTGTGGGGAAACACAGAGACGTGACCCTTATCTGCAGGTTGGTCTGGGCTGGGAATACTACAGAGAAGAGATTCCATTGCACAAACATTTATG CCAAACCAGCACAGGTATCAGTGGTCCCATCTCTGTGTGAGTCTGGGGAGATCCTGTACTCTCTCACCCTGCGGGGATTCTACCCCAGACATATCTCCATCACATGGACCTGTGGGGCAGGACATTCCCAAGGCAGAATATTATCCAGAGAACAATATGAGGAGAATCTGGATCTCACATTCAGTGTGTGCAGTGAGGCCAGAATTAGTGGGGACCAGTATAAAGATCCGGAATTCCGAGTAGTTGTGACCTGGGAACATGGATCCTTGGATGCACCGGGATACAGCGAGTTCTCTGTGAAGGATCCAG AATTTCCCTGGAAACCATTTGTGGAACCAATACAGGACACTAAGTTTCTCCATAACAGCCCAAGCACCCTGCAGTGCAACATCTCCGAGTATTTCCCTGATGCCCTGACAGTGACGTGGCTGAGGAAAGGGGCAGAGAGTGAGGAACTAACAGAAGTGCCCAATACTCACCCATATATAAGGTCCAACAAACAGACAGATAACACCTACAGTTACACCCCCTGTCTCCTCATTTACCCCTCAGTGAGAGACCAGGGGGCAGAATATATCTGCAGGGTGACACATCCCAGTCTAGTCAGACCCATAGACACAAGGACTGGCACCATCAATGTCTTGG CCAAACCCGTGTTACTGGATCCTGTACAAATGGATCTTCTCACTAACAGCAGAATTCAGTTCTCCATCACCCTACGGAACTTCTACCCCCGAGATCTTCACATCAACTGGAGCCATGGGGAGAAAGAGGCAAAGTTTAATCAGCCTCCAACAGACACAGTGACCAAAACAGATCAACTGACATATGATATCACAAGTGTCTGTAGCCTCCCTGGATATCAGTTCAGCAATCCCGAATATAAACTCCATGTGACCTGGAACCATGTGACTATGGAAGCCCCTGAATCCAGGGAACTGTGGGTAACAG ATTTTCCTTGGCACCACAAGTAG